Within Wyeomyia smithii strain HCP4-BCI-WySm-NY-G18 chromosome 2, ASM2978416v1, whole genome shotgun sequence, the genomic segment tTGGTTAAGTCTGCGCTACTAATTGTTATATAGGAGGAGGGAGGGTAGTTGAGATCGTtgcgtaactgtgatgtttgcccaaaattgcaaatttgggggggggggggcagcttgtccagcgttacgtcaTTTTAGGGGAGAGAGTCATaccgaacgttacttatcgttacataggatgGGAGGGGGTCTCAAAACTAGTTTTTAAGTGTtccgtaatttgtgtacgacgcctcagtcgaactctaactgtgataACGAAAAGAGTGAAGCTTTCCGGTCCAAATGAAAGCCGGACGGACGAAGagcctgagcgacaagaagcttcgaAAGATGCTAAAGAGGAAAACctagggaaaagtggctacatcccTGCATCCGCTTGGCAGGGACGTCgttgcaaccggccaaacagtgaaagagCACCTGGCGACGATGGACATACATGgcaggaagcagcagtcccgtctACTGGTCTCGGAACGGCAGCGGTTCAATAAGGTGGTCAAGTCGATTTGCTCGGTGAATCGCGACGTTTGCGGTGatgatggacgactagacctatctcacgcttaatggcaacgactggcggggcacttcgtattttactgcCCCCACGAAGgcagtgagctccgaggtgaagttcatttcacacaccaagttcgcCAAGCAGGTGATGCTTGGGCTGATAACCAGCGAGAAGGGGAtctctttcgctccggactggctgtGAACGGGGGAATTTATAGTACAAAGTGCATGTCGAAAggtgcgtcgtttatcaagcaATACCATAAGGGTGAAGACACAGTGTTCTAGCCGGATCTGGCGATGCCATACTACTCGAAGTGATCGTTGAAGAAGATGGAGCGACATGCCTACCAAATGCTTTCGTCCGTCATGGCGAATGTTACGGTTAACTGTTGGAAAGCCGGATATTCGCGTTGACGatattgctgatatttgttttttgtttggttttcgCATACgagaaagaaggaaggaaatatttataCTTTTGTCATCCcacacatttttagaattaCATGAGAGTTCGCGTAGATGCGAGCACCGTCAATGCGAAATAAAGTGGCGCCATGTCATTCAAGGTAACGCTGGTAACATTGAACTTCTGTTCTCTTTTTTTCGCACGAATTTACCTAATAGGTTTGTTTGCTCGATCGACATACAAATGGTTTTTGTTTCCTATTTTGACAAAGTCGAAACTCTATATCCAGGCACTCTACGTTAATCGATTTAAAATATGTGAGTGTACCTGGAATTACACGTAGGATGACAGATAAATAATGATCATAATTTATCTCTTCTTCAACTGTCTCCTTTgctcaatttttgaaaattggaagaCTTCATGCTGATATTCCAAAATTTCTAAATGGTATTACAGGACTTTTTGAACAtattctatttatataaaagataaGCCTTGGGTATATGTGACATAACTTTTGAAAGCCTTAACTGATTTCCACCCAACTTGGCATACGGTTTTAGACGCGTTGGGAAAGAGGAACGGGTCTTAAAGCTTGCTTCATTTAGAATCCGGCAATAGTTGAAGAGTAGCGCTCCTAGTGGTCGGATTTCAAATGTTTTGACAGTTATTAGTTTGGAATCTATTTCGGCGTTGAAAGTTGCATCTTGATACGTGTAGTTTAAAGAAAATTGTGTTAAATGGAAGACGAAAGAAGTAAGTAGAATATTTTTCGTAATACCAGGACTCTTGCTTATGAACCACGAAACATAGATAGATTTTGGACAGCTTCCGGAAATGAAATTATATCGCTTCACAGCACGGCGCGATGTCCCTATCAAGCTCAAGTTTGTTTTCACTGATAAATTTGCACGACaggaaattgaaaaaacaagACGCAAGCAATAGCGCCTCAAAAAGCAAATTGTATCGTTGTTAAAAACACTCAGAGATCCTGTTGAGTTTTGGCCTGATTTAGTGAGCTCGAGAAAGTCCTATCCTGAGAGTACCCGAGAGGTAGTTCAGTGGTACAGTATCAACAACATAGATTTCGTTACAGAGAGTATCAACCTACCTAACCGCTCGGTCGGAAAGAACTGGGCAATAATcaagaggaaaataaaaaaactggaaaGGTAGTATGGGATGCTGCACAGATGGCGAGAAAATGGAACAAACTAGCCGAAAAGGTAACCCAAGTGCACACACACACTGAAAATGATGGCACGAATTGCAAAAAGAGTTCGCGATTTCATTCGACGACTGACGAAATAATTTTCTTAAGGTTTTCTATGAAAGTACGATAAAATACCTTCCTTTTGACAATTCAATATGTTTCCTAGGTCAAACCGATCCCAAGATAGAACTTCCGGATACTGAATAAAGCAAGATTTTAATGATAAAGCCAAGATCAAGCCAAGATTTTTCGTACGTACTGATTGAACTCGATGATTTTCAGACCCCCGGTCATGTCTCTAGGCCAGAAGGtgatgtccagagactggaTAGTATCGGTGTCCAAAGACATTTTAAAATCAAGATGGTGATTTCCGCTTtcaaaaattcttcgaaaactgACTATATACCTTGCCATAGGAATATTGATAAAGTACGTTTGAATACTCCCTAACATTGATATTTCTACAACCCGTAATATATGCAGAAACTAAAAGCTGGTGAccaacgccattttgaaatagaTGATAGCGATTTCTGCCTTCTAAAAATGTTGGGAAAACTAAAGAAAATATTTAGTTGCTTCCTAATACAGTGGAATTTAGATTTTCGAAATTAGTATTTTTCGATAGTTTTCACTGCTAtgcaacaaaaaatactaacctTCATCATTCCCTTGAACCCAAAGTTTCGCTAGATTAACCAGAAAgtgtttttttgaccgtgataaaatcgaaattccaCTGTATTAGTATATCAGAACCGTCAACCCTTAAACTAAAAATTAGTGTCCAAAAGCCAAGCTAGTTGTTTTAATACATTGGAAAATCTGGAAAATTTGAagccaaatttaaaaatgaaagtATGTACACAATAAGGAAAAGGTCCCCAGTGAAGAGAAAGGGGGTCCTAATTGGTTAGGAAGTCAAGATTTTTCGTGtattatgggaactttttgaatGAATTCGATGGTTTTCAGATCTGCGGTCATGTTTGGGAGCCGAAAGTTTTTATCTAGAGACCGGAACATAACGTTCGACGCTAATTTAAAGTTTATGATGGTGAAAAACTGGGATAAACcgaaaaaaaaccttttgaATTCAATATGACTGCTTTCATTATCTGGAAATTCGTAAATCGTTCAATCATTTTTTAACAGCCTCGACTTATAAAAATACAACTAATAATTCGGGTTACATTTATTGGTACATACAGCTTGAAACAATATCAAAACACATTTCGCTCATTTACAGGGCGTCAGACTCAACAGATTCCGATAGAACAAGCTAAACAGCTCCAGATAGCTCAGGGCTCCACAATCCCGGATTTGATTGTTGACGCAGTCTCTCATTTTGTAGATTTCGCTGGTGAGTAAATTCAACTCATTTCGAGCAAAAAAATCCAACGTCGTTTTGAACTTACTTGCACTCGGTAATAGTGTACTTCTTCAAATCCGTCTCGATGGTTTTGTTCGAAACAAAATCCATACAGTCACCCAAAGCCGGGGCCAGTTCTATGGCACACGATCGGGAAAGAGGCTCGCGTAGTTCTAGAAGCAATCACAGCTTTGGTGAAATTAATATTCAGAGCACAAAAAACGGAAAAACACAAACTTAACAACATGGCCGCGCTGTTGTTGCAAACCAGACTCAACGCTTCCGGCACCGTATCGACAATTTTCTGCAAAATATCGTCGAGATCGGTAATGCACGGTTCCAGTTTATCTACAATAGGATCGATGCAGGAGAGCGATTTCTGAAATTGGCCACAAACTCTGCACAAGTAAAAACTAATAAACTTCTCTATCCGAATGAAACAGATTATTCCAACTCACTGCTCCAACATTTTAGATTGCTCCTGCTTACTCAGATGATCGACCGATGTTTGCAGAATACTCATGTTCACGTGACCACTGAAACACCGCGGAGTATCATGGTGCAAAACATGCATCAGCTGGTGAAAGGCTTTGTCTCCTCCGGTGGCATTCCGGCATTCACCTGCGATCTCCTGCAGGATTCCCGTTGTCTCCAGGAAATCCGGATGTTCATGTGACGCCGGTGGTTTAGCTTCTAGGATTAAAACAAACCGTTCGTAAATCGGTCATTGACCTACACGGAAAGAACGAACCTGCCAGCGAAGCCGCCACCACAATCGTAATTAGCACTTTGCCCAGTGTCATACTGCGGGGGGACGGACACAACTGATCGAACCAATCAACACCACAGCTCCCGAAGTTCTGCTGAAAGCTTCAGTTTGGAACCCGGAACCCATTCCGTGCGCTTATATTGTTGAGCAATTGCTCGTACGAGCAAAAAGTACACTGGCCCTCTGTAAGCTTTGTTCTCGATCTAGATCAGAGGCGGGTATCCGGGACGACGGTGTACGGGCGTTTGGATTGAGCGGTCAATAATGGAGGCATTTTGTATTGTCAAGTGGAGGAGAATTAAGGTGACAAATTACCACCCATTTGAATTGGCTGCGGTGCGTCATGATGTGCGTTTGTTGGTCTGACAGTCGAAGCTGGATCCGAACCGGGGAAGTACAGTTTTTTTCGCGCAGGTTTTTGCTGTGTCTGATTGTACAGTGATAGCGGAGTTCCGGTGAGATTATTTAGTGGTTAAAAATGCTATCGTTTTGCGGAGGTATTGTTCTGGTTGATAATGAATAACCCAGCGGAACACAGTTGATTATCATGGccttgaaatttaaatttttttaaggtCGCGGTTTTCTGCAgtcaaattattgaaaacagATGCAGTTTTTTTGTCTTAACAATACAATTATGtgttttatattattttgaGCTATGGATGACTCACCAAAGCTAATAAAATTTATATAACAGTTTTTTTGTTAATAATGTGGATCACTTGATTGAATTACCTGGACTAAAAAACGTAAACGTACTTCAGCCTACAAGAAAAAAATGCTGACCTTCCACTATGAACTAGCAGTTTTGTTGTTATGGTTACTCTACGGCTGTAAGTGATTTCTTTCTAAAAATGTTTcgtttattaatgtttttctaCAGTATCTAGAACCATGCTGAACGAAGAACATTCGTTTCGTAGGAATGGCTTTGTAACATCATGCCAGCCTTCCACGAGTGTTGTGGATCAGACAGCCGATGGAATCACGCTCTGTTTTGCACAGCAGCAATGGGATTCCAGTTTTAGCGAGTATAAGTTAAGGGAGTGTAGAAAAGTTATTTCGTTTCGTTTGAAATTAGAAATCATTACAGGCCCTGTGAAAGTCTACGAGCAGCACTCCAATGCAGTGTGGACTTAGTTCAACACTTGAAAACTTGCTTCCCGGAAAGCGCAACGCTAATAATACTCTCAAATACTCTGGCAGTAGTGGAAAACTCAACATGCAGTGGAGCAAGGAACAACTCTACAAGTAAGATATGTTGTCATAATTAAGGTTTAAAAAGATATAAACAAGCAAAAAGAGTCTCGATGGGTAATCCACTTTCGCTTCTTCCAAGTgcttttttgaagaattttaaaatttagaatGGCTACTTACAGTTGctagaaatttccaaaaatcagTAAAATGCGCTTTAAGGTGCCAGCGAAAATGGTCATGTAAAGTTTTAAAAACCGACTTTGTATATTGTCGAAGCATAATGACCTGTGCAAATTTAacctcaatcggacatgattcaAAGGAGTCTCAAGCGCTCAGATTTGATTTTTGAGCGTTGAGAATCTTCTAAAACTGACATtaacaaaatcaaatttaaaataaaacgacGAGATCTTGTGTTATTCAGGAGAACAAATTTGACCGGAAACGACCTTCTGGGGTTTAGTCGTTTTTTTTGGGCAACCGAGAACTAATTATGAAATATTCCAGAACTGGCTCCCAAAATGACTCACAACTCGCTCTAAACCACACGTAAATCATTTTCTTGGTGTTAGGCATCTTAAACATGATTGTTGTTAGGGtgattgatttattttcttACTTAAGGGCCccgaaaataattgaaataaaatgcaAAGCGTACAtgtactgtaaaaaaatttgtgGATGCAAACTGCAGCTCGGTTAAAGCGTATCTCTAATGGATAGAATTGCGAACCATTGCGTATTTTAATAAAAGAATTGAAGTAGATCATCAACAACTTTAATACGAATGAAATTTTGGCCTCAAGCCAAAACCGCATGAAAATCATTAACACTAATACATATGCAACGCAGAGGTGTCGTCAGCACCTAAGGAAGGACAACTGggtttcgttgttttgatttatgtttttcatgATGTCACCTATTATAATCTATAATATTTTCAAgtgaacattcaaaataaagtacaaagcgtacaaatacgaGTGTAGTACgagatccgacttggatcatGACTTATATCGGTTACCAAAAGATCTAAAAGTGCCCAAGGAGTTaatacggttttgcgtgaagcataagaacagcataccgctgcacaatgtcggaagtaaatagtgtagtgtaAGCTCATTTCTTCCTTTGaatccgttctggattaagtttggaacatacctgttCAGGCATATTCcttgtgcggagagtacaattcagatgggtcaatgaatgaatcataatcattgatggatgacacgttTGATTTTAAGGATATTGAAGATGCAGATTTTCCGATAACCCTCAGACGGTAAAACAATCGCCTGCAGGAGGGATTGTGCATATTgctgatgaaaaacattaaaaacattcaagtattttccgagtgaatggcatcacatatgaaaaatacaacagggatcatgGAGGTGGGCgaggaagaagagtaagaagccaaATATCTTCCCTTAGGTCAGCATATGTTGTTTGTAAGCCCGTACTGACATGATATATTTGCGAGAACTATTGCCAGCCCTGATTTGTTACAAGCATTGTATCGCGTCGAAAGATGATCAGCCGATCGGTGTTTACGAATAACCGATGTCAGGGAAtagggtgttgtatcatgatcggaccagtcagaaaatgtaccatgatcggaccatttttttatatgcgagatttctcaactattgaataataaaaatgtatcgAATATGTACCCGCATCATCAAAACACTTCTTCTGATGATGTTCAGAAGTTTTCATTCAGATTACTTaagtattactattattaaaaaagttttaaaaaatcgtctattttcgagcacaattGTTTCCAAGTTTTGGTTTCAAGCAGtgattttaaaatcgaatatttaaaaattccagtatattttccagtaatatgcttctgtaacttttaaattcaatgtaggaatactttttatatgaaatatttgctctaaagtttgaattattggtgaaacgcgaaagcatgttttgtatcatgatcggaccagcctacttctgagacatcaccGTTTCACTTTGCTTGTGCTTGATTTACCCAATGAAGGATTTCACGTTTATTTAATTGGAACAGAATATAAATGATGAAGCTTATTTTCTATAGAATATAACCTCTCAAAAACGATGTAAGGTTCGCAAACTGAAGCAAAACCATTTAAACTTCACTATAAATAGCCCACTATACTTCAAATAGAGGAAATATAACTCAGTGTCAGCCTTATATAGGAAGCACTTTTTAACGCGAATTTTCGAAGTTTTCGAGAGAGTAATgaattaaaatatatgaaaatttatatgtgaCGTTTTGCGTGGAAATTTTTCACGATTATTTTGAACGgtaaaatgatttcacgaaggtgagaaaggtttgaaaattgatttgtgatcttatgatatatatatatatatatatatatatatatatatatatatatatatatatatatatatatatatatatatatatatatatatatatatatatatatatatatatatatatatatatatatatatatatatatatatatatatatatatatatatatatatatatatatatatatatatatatattttttttttttttttttttttttttgtttcaggtggaggggaaatttgcatccaaacccctgaggtgaccaacctcagggagtgtggggttggtttgaatcagtgaccggacccactaaaacccctccagtctccaacccataatactccccgggaccaccgctaggtattgcttcggggagcggcttttgtgctctgtgcaccctcttggttctatagatctctttgctaacttagctaacttagctaactaacctggagactggccgttagctaacactggcgtgtcggtggtcaacctgtcgcctgttttgcaattctaaaactatttgagaggcggctgtacaaaccgccctccaaatgtttgggtctttacacatcctccgaactaggttgtccggagtggtgtctggcccgctcactaccatcatgtcgctccgcgcatgcacaaaacgagggcacacgaagaagacatgctcagcagtttcttccgcatccgcgcggtcgggacacatggggggccccgcatgcccgaatctgtgtagatactgcctgaagcaaccatgacctgacagaatctgtgtcaagtggaagttaacttctccatggcgcctcccgacccatccggatacgtccggaataagtcgatgcgtccatctaccctttgcggaattggaccattcctgctgccatctgatcatcgagaatgaccttctggtgcctcgtataccccttgtgtcacgttgatcgaagcattctacgtcctccttaatggctatgctgataggcatcatgccggacaggacgcagattgcgtcgtatgacactgtacggtacgcgctcacaaccctcaggcacatgagcctgtaggtactttccagttttcgacgatgactgttggtacctaacgctttggaccacgctggcccaccatacctaagtatggacgaaaccacgctggcaagaagtttacgcttgctgccatataccgctgagctattggacatcattcgagatagtcctgcagcggccgttgaagccctcttacaggcatagtcgacgtgactcttaaatgtgagcttatcgtcaaccataacccccaagagcttcaaggaacgccttgaggtaatggtgcagtcaccgactctgaccaccgcctgttgctctaatttgcggttgttcacaaccgtaacctccgttttatggtgcgctaactccagtttcctagagtgcatccagtcttcgaccttgcgtatgcagtgcgcggccgtcaactcgacctcttcgatcgactcgccgtagacctctagcgtgatgtcgtctgcgaaaccgacgatcacaacccctacagggaactttagtttcaacaccccgtcatacatgacattccacaacaccgggcccaggatggaaccttgcggtacccctgcggtgattgggacgcactcctgaccctcctccgtgttgtaaattagtacccgattctggaaataattttccaaaatcttgtacaacgacaccggtacgtggatgctcctaagcgcgagcgctatggagtcccaactggcgctattgaatgcattcttcacgtcaagcgtgacgattgcgcaatagcgaatgccccaactcttacgctggagtgctacctctgccgtcttggtgacagagagaatagcatccagcgtggatctacctttccggaagccgaactggttacttgctagaccgtttacaccctctgtgtacttcaccagtctgttgaggataatcctctcaagcaccttgcccgtagtgtccagcagacagataggtctgtatgccgatgggtcccctggcggtttcccagccttcggcaacagcaccaatctctgtcgcttccacctgtccggaaagaggcagtcatccaggcacttctgcatgactgctcgaaatagatcgggggccactttcatggccgtcctgatggccaagttcgggattccatccggtcccggtgccttgctcacctttagggagttggcgatcacgatgagttcctcattcgtaacccttacctcctccacaacctctgcacggctgccgtctctcacggattggatgcccggcaggttggccgaccatccctggtctgtgtctgagatactggaatgtcggacgtgagactcagcaaccggaggccaaggatttggctcgtgtcgtggaaagagtccctcgatgatacgctccagcatcgctggtggtcgctctgcaggcgccaacacgccttcggtcttcgccattacgacactctgtaggcgttgccccacggattcgtattggcactcgcgcatagcctatcgaagcaggcccttttgctcgcctttatcgcacttttaagcgccgatcttgcagatccgaatactacacgacgctctaccctctgtgcatcggtacgtgcacgttgcaacatccgtcttgcacggaggcacgcgctacggaggtccgctatcgcgtcggtccaccagtataccggtgacttaccattcctaggttggcgggtcctaggcatggtggcgtcgcacgcccgcgataatgtggcaactaattggtcagcactcgggcggagccaactgcccccctcgcgctctcttctcattgcttctgcaaatacctcggcatcgaaatgcgatgtcttccacccgcggacggtcggagtattggctctacccgtcgcctgccgcctcacgttctggactacgctatagcagaccgactggtggtcactataggtgtagccatcgtctaccctccagttcacgatcagtcctgggctggagaacgtcacgtcgatgatcgactccgcaccatttctgctgaaagtacacttggttccaacgttggccagatctaggttgagctttgccaaagcttccaacaagatctgacccctccggttcgtgcggcggcttccccactcaacagcccaagcgttgaagtcgcccgccactactaagggtgttagtcccgtca encodes:
- the LOC129720964 gene encoding uncharacterized protein LOC129720964 isoform X2; this encodes MLNEEHSFRRNGFVTSCQPSTSVVDQTADGITLCFAQQQWDSSFSEYKPCESLRAALQCSVDLVQHLKTCFPESATLIILSNTLAVVENSTCSGARNNSTNLMKLTQNWTCKFRPNFIFQQCLSKISQIKSTDSGRFTFAECHDIQSSRDCFNHYALNCKASSIVGWLKFVYRTIIAGTPCDMPENINEK
- the LOC129720964 gene encoding uncharacterized protein LOC129720964 isoform X1; this encodes MLTFHYELAVLLLWLLYGLSRTMLNEEHSFRRNGFVTSCQPSTSVVDQTADGITLCFAQQQWDSSFSEYKPCESLRAALQCSVDLVQHLKTCFPESATLIILSNTLAVVENSTCSGARNNSTNLMKLTQNWTCKFRPNFIFQQCLSKISQIKSTDSGRFTFAECHDIQSSRDCFNHYALNCKASSIVGWLKFVYRTIIAGTPCDMPENINEK
- the LOC129720963 gene encoding uncharacterized protein LOC129720963, yielding MTLGKVLITIVVAASLAEAKPPASHEHPDFLETTGILQEIAGECRNATGGDKAFHQLMHVLHHDTPRCFSGHVNMSILQTSVDHLSKQEQSKMLEQVCGQFQKSLSCIDPIVDKLEPCITDLDDILQKIVDTVPEALSLVCNNSAAMLLKLREPLSRSCAIELAPALGDCMDFVSNKTIETDLKKYTITECNEIYKMRDCVNNQIRDCGALSYLELFSLFYRNLLSLTPCK